A portion of the Algisphaera agarilytica genome contains these proteins:
- a CDS encoding phosphatidate cytidylyltransferase — protein MLKHRIPSGIMMTLGLVLLMWADDALGRRGMPPGLILLGLVIALGALASTELAALLRAKWGHCSRLSTFGSAAVGCLMVYLLPMIETPRTAVAFFGSGVAGVLFFSMFRHSFLRKETQGAAAAGANAVFAMVYLGILPGMYLLIREAGYSAWVIAAIIMVVKSCDIGAYFTGRFLGKHKLIEWLSPGKTWEGLVGGMLFAGLWAVVFTLIGNHLVPERAIAPLYALPAGMLLGFLGQVGDLVASLLKRDAGVKDWAATIPGFGGVMDVADSALIVAPVAYWLITLAPAA, from the coding sequence ATGCTCAAGCACCGCATCCCCTCGGGGATCATGATGACCCTGGGGCTCGTGTTGCTGATGTGGGCCGACGATGCGCTCGGCCGGCGCGGCATGCCGCCGGGGCTCATCCTCCTGGGTTTGGTCATCGCGCTCGGGGCACTCGCGTCCACCGAACTCGCCGCCCTGCTGCGAGCCAAGTGGGGCCACTGCAGCCGGCTGTCGACCTTCGGCAGCGCCGCGGTGGGCTGCCTGATGGTGTACCTCCTGCCCATGATCGAGACGCCACGCACCGCCGTGGCGTTCTTCGGCAGCGGCGTGGCGGGCGTGCTGTTCTTCTCGATGTTCCGCCACAGCTTCCTGCGCAAAGAGACGCAGGGCGCCGCCGCGGCGGGGGCCAACGCGGTGTTCGCGATGGTGTACCTCGGGATCCTGCCGGGGATGTACCTGCTCATCCGCGAGGCCGGCTACTCGGCGTGGGTGATCGCCGCGATCATCATGGTGGTCAAGTCCTGCGACATCGGCGCGTACTTTACTGGCCGATTCCTGGGCAAGCACAAGCTCATCGAATGGCTGAGCCCCGGCAAGACCTGGGAAGGTCTGGTTGGCGGGATGCTCTTTGCCGGGCTCTGGGCCGTGGTCTTCACGCTCATCGGCAACCACCTCGTGCCCGAGCGGGCCATCGCCCCGCTCTACGCCCTGCCCGCGGGCATGCTCCTGGGCTTCCTCGGCCAGGTCGGCGACCTCGTCGCCAGCCTGCTCAAGCGCGACGCCGGCGTCAAAGATTGGGCCGCCACCATCCCCGGCTTCGGCGGGGTCATGGACGTCGCCGACTCGGCCCTGATCGTCGCCCCGGTCGCCTACTGGCTAATCACCCTCGCACCCGCAGCCTAA
- the gatB gene encoding Asp-tRNA(Asn)/Glu-tRNA(Gln) amidotransferase subunit GatB gives MTYPDPGQPHGLTTQLIVGMEIHVELATRSKMWTTAPNLAHADYFDAEPNTLLDPVVIGMPGTLPVINRAAVEMSIKVGLALGCSISSLTKWDRKSYYYPDLPKNYQISQFDRPVCYDGAFDVPVSDDSGNAPDFDTKRIRITRAHLEEDAGKLLHDLPGGGFSDGSLVDLNRAGTPLLEIVTEPDFTSADDAVAFGQALRDVCRHLGVTEGIMQKGHMRFEPNINVVITKPSGEVFKTPVVEIKNLNSFKAVHGAIIHEHHRQVEQWLEDGRVMGARAKSTRGWDDVKLVTTPQREKEDADEYRYFPDPDLVTLKIGDDWLDRLRAEQPELPLAKKARYIGEYGLKPIDADNLLAEPANTRFFEDCVLAARADGGPVSEPRRVAAMLLNAGAKRANEAGVFLDGLGITPQQVADTVALQDADKISASAADTLFGHACTSDDPAEKLAEQHGLLQVSDEGQLDEWIDQILADPKNEKAIEQIKGGKEKAIGALLGQIMKLSKGQANPKAVGDKIKAKLLG, from the coding sequence ATGACCTACCCCGACCCCGGACAACCCCACGGCCTCACCACCCAGCTCATCGTCGGCATGGAGATCCACGTCGAGCTCGCCACCCGCTCGAAGATGTGGACCACCGCGCCCAACCTAGCCCACGCCGACTACTTCGACGCCGAGCCTAACACCCTACTCGACCCCGTGGTCATCGGCATGCCCGGCACCCTGCCCGTCATCAACCGCGCCGCCGTCGAGATGTCCATCAAGGTCGGCCTCGCCCTGGGCTGCTCCATCTCCTCCCTCACCAAGTGGGACCGCAAGAGCTACTACTACCCCGACCTGCCCAAGAATTACCAGATCAGCCAGTTCGATCGTCCCGTCTGTTACGACGGCGCGTTTGATGTGCCGGTCTCCGATGATTCGGGCAACGCCCCCGACTTCGACACCAAACGCATCCGCATCACCCGCGCCCACCTCGAAGAAGACGCGGGCAAGCTCCTGCACGATCTCCCGGGGGGCGGCTTCAGCGACGGCAGTCTCGTCGACCTCAACCGCGCGGGCACGCCGCTGCTCGAGATCGTCACCGAGCCGGACTTCACCTCCGCCGACGACGCGGTCGCCTTCGGCCAAGCGCTCCGAGATGTCTGTCGCCACCTCGGCGTCACCGAGGGCATCATGCAAAAAGGCCACATGCGGTTTGAGCCCAACATCAACGTCGTGATCACCAAGCCGTCGGGCGAGGTGTTCAAGACGCCGGTGGTCGAGATCAAGAACCTCAACAGCTTCAAGGCTGTGCACGGCGCGATCATCCACGAACACCACCGCCAGGTCGAGCAGTGGCTCGAAGATGGCCGAGTGATGGGCGCCCGCGCCAAGTCCACCCGCGGCTGGGACGACGTCAAGCTCGTCACCACGCCCCAGCGGGAGAAGGAAGACGCCGACGAATACCGCTACTTCCCCGACCCCGACCTGGTCACGCTGAAGATCGGCGACGACTGGCTCGACCGCCTGCGCGCCGAGCAGCCCGAATTACCCTTGGCGAAGAAGGCCCGTTACATCGGCGAGTACGGCCTCAAGCCGATCGACGCCGACAACCTCCTCGCCGAGCCCGCCAACACCCGCTTCTTCGAAGACTGCGTGCTCGCCGCCCGCGCCGACGGCGGCCCGGTGTCCGAGCCCCGCCGCGTCGCCGCGATGCTGCTAAACGCCGGGGCCAAGCGCGCCAACGAGGCCGGCGTCTTCCTCGACGGCCTGGGCATCACCCCCCAGCAGGTCGCCGACACCGTCGCCCTGCAAGACGCCGACAAGATCAGCGCCAGCGCCGCCGACACCCTCTTCGGCCACGCCTGCACCAGCGACGACCCAGCCGAAAAGCTCGCCGAGCAGCACGGCCTGCTCCAGGTCAGTGATGAGGGCCAGCTCGACGAATGGATCGATCAGATCCTCGCCGACCCCAAAAACGAGAAGGCCATCGAGCAGATCAAGGGCGGCAAAGAGAAAGCCATCGGCGCTCTGCTGGGCCAGATCATGAAGCTCTCCAAGGGCCAGGCCAACCCTAAAGCGGTGGGCGACAAAATCAAAGCAAAATTGCTGGGTTGA
- a CDS encoding RDD family protein: protein MNAWLSKTYVVGLLAVVCGAMWGAIATAQDNAEAPAEAAVQGSAASWSADLPVVSDGRHAWLWADQPSGDDPEQRVTVLYHADAAEYEPEEGPAWEKVTEFAGRLSPRGAAAEAGTLWLMFDNGQVAMITLRPAPIEGDWYFRKHASKSLPAGTTVRSSAAADGKLWALVRVETGQAILDLDRGPTEAEAAVSSEDLEPLNLVLGLPRDLVLEGDDPFAGSAEEQGDTASEETAADPQAEGDDAETSEPQEGESESDASAPASEETEPEAQNIDGAADEVIEEAVQQSPELPEAPADRLLVLDRGAWRVVPLPDAWESNRPVQVIAPSESESSPVLLLQGEKFQAGREVTLYRAAAALADGQGADDASAEVPLLAEVGPRWKATSLTLAESGGVTGLRVAGQLVLAQHQPTSTGFAARLSAVRGDQLIAIGGVALDASTDTPAYGVWIALPFGDSVGVLAGERDTAAAILQRSEEKPLVNPAPGPTVTTVNLHGQTDLAPMRMDVDPERPLSQSADTIILMGVVVVSMLLLFAFWRRDPTANTLQLAEGDAIADLMRRGFAGLIDLAPGLLVATSVYGLPFEELYDRWPGRGVGATWEKMLPGLTAIGVVVAHTLALEAATGRSLGKWVAGLRVTTLVGETPKFWQYAVRGLLKAFDLIAFLLLIFPVISPYRQRLGDMVAGTVVVMKAPPSADDSASGGDA, encoded by the coding sequence ATGAATGCTTGGTTGAGCAAGACGTATGTGGTCGGCCTGTTGGCGGTCGTTTGCGGGGCGATGTGGGGGGCGATCGCGACCGCGCAGGACAACGCAGAGGCGCCCGCTGAGGCGGCGGTGCAGGGCAGTGCCGCCTCGTGGTCGGCGGACCTGCCGGTGGTGTCGGACGGCCGTCACGCCTGGCTGTGGGCCGATCAGCCGAGCGGGGACGATCCCGAGCAGCGGGTCACGGTGCTGTACCACGCCGACGCGGCCGAGTACGAGCCGGAAGAGGGGCCGGCCTGGGAGAAGGTGACCGAGTTTGCCGGGCGTCTGTCGCCCCGCGGAGCCGCGGCGGAAGCGGGCACGCTGTGGCTGATGTTCGACAACGGGCAGGTCGCGATGATCACCCTCCGCCCCGCGCCGATCGAGGGCGACTGGTACTTCCGGAAACACGCGAGCAAGTCCCTGCCCGCGGGGACCACGGTGCGATCGAGCGCGGCGGCCGACGGCAAGCTCTGGGCCCTGGTCCGGGTCGAGACCGGGCAGGCCATCCTCGATCTGGACCGCGGGCCGACCGAGGCAGAAGCGGCGGTATCGAGCGAAGACCTCGAGCCATTGAACCTGGTGCTCGGCTTGCCGCGCGACTTGGTCCTCGAAGGCGACGACCCGTTTGCGGGTAGCGCCGAAGAGCAGGGCGATACCGCGAGCGAAGAGACGGCAGCAGATCCGCAAGCCGAGGGAGACGATGCGGAAACCTCGGAGCCGCAGGAGGGCGAATCCGAATCCGATGCTTCGGCCCCGGCGTCGGAGGAAACAGAACCCGAAGCCCAGAACATCGACGGTGCGGCGGATGAGGTGATCGAGGAAGCGGTGCAGCAATCCCCCGAACTACCCGAGGCCCCGGCGGACCGCCTGCTGGTCCTGGACCGTGGCGCGTGGCGCGTGGTGCCGTTGCCCGACGCGTGGGAGTCGAATCGGCCGGTGCAGGTGATCGCGCCCAGCGAGTCCGAGTCATCGCCCGTGTTGTTGCTACAGGGCGAGAAATTCCAGGCGGGGCGCGAGGTGACGCTGTATCGCGCGGCCGCGGCCTTGGCCGATGGGCAAGGCGCCGATGACGCCTCAGCCGAGGTACCGCTGCTGGCGGAGGTGGGCCCGCGGTGGAAAGCGACCTCGTTGACTCTGGCCGAGAGCGGGGGGGTGACGGGGTTGCGCGTGGCCGGGCAGCTTGTGCTGGCCCAGCATCAACCGACGTCGACGGGGTTTGCTGCTCGCTTGTCGGCGGTGCGTGGCGACCAGCTGATCGCCATCGGCGGCGTTGCCCTCGACGCGTCCACCGACACCCCGGCGTACGGCGTTTGGATCGCGTTGCCTTTCGGCGACTCGGTCGGTGTGCTGGCCGGCGAGCGTGACACCGCCGCCGCGATCCTCCAACGCAGCGAGGAGAAACCGTTGGTGAATCCTGCGCCGGGGCCGACGGTCACCACGGTGAACCTGCACGGTCAAACGGACCTCGCGCCGATGCGGATGGATGTCGACCCCGAGCGGCCGCTCTCCCAGTCGGCCGACACGATCATCCTGATGGGCGTGGTTGTGGTCTCGATGCTTCTGCTGTTTGCGTTCTGGCGGCGCGACCCGACGGCGAACACGTTGCAGCTCGCCGAGGGCGACGCGATCGCGGACCTGATGCGGCGTGGCTTCGCGGGGCTGATCGACCTGGCGCCGGGGCTGCTCGTGGCGACGAGCGTGTATGGCCTGCCTTTCGAGGAGTTGTATGACCGCTGGCCGGGCCGGGGCGTCGGGGCGACGTGGGAGAAGATGTTGCCCGGGCTCACGGCGATCGGCGTCGTGGTCGCGCACACCCTCGCGCTCGAAGCGGCGACGGGGCGGTCGCTGGGTAAATGGGTGGCGGGGCTGCGGGTCACGACGCTGGTGGGCGAGACGCCGAAGTTCTGGCAGTACGCGGTGCGTGGTCTGCTCAAGGCGTTTGACCTGATCGCGTTCCTCCTGCTGATCTTCCCGGTTATCAGCCCCTATCGGCAGCGGCTGGGCGACATGGTCGCGGGCACGGTGGTGGTGATGAAAGCTCCGCCCTCGGCCGATGATTCGGCGTCGGGAGGTGACGCGTGA
- a CDS encoding glycoside hydrolase family 32 protein: MSGTLPAWSFAGEFDRTTDMPRFDEPLRPQFHFTSQTGYINDPNGLFYLDGVYHLFFQRRTDSGKAWGHATSTDLVRWTQHDNAIWPQDGFQAYSGCAVVDWQNTSGFQTGEHPVVVAVFTSWGQGQSLAYSNDRGETWTRYEGNPVLRLPNDALKSYPLSARDPHVMWDAGRRRWAMVLYENLGSEVREGVARDEQGGFSLFESADLKAWTRLSHVPGFYVCPDVFELPVEGEDARVWVAMDWEKYAVGRFDSTTFTPTTAMRPLDFGRPQALSANQTWKHLPDGRVVQICWIRGGKYPGMPFDQQLSFPTELTLRRINDDLRLCKQPVAEIASLYGVVHEHNVMRVEPNQAVRIGGHTQSYDLEFELELEPGAVVNFVVLGQSIAVSSDAVAVGDQTGRPIEPVRQMRVLADRTSIEIYINEGETTMTFTVLPPDETAEVAFRVDGGGTIELKRVAWREVGSAWE; the protein is encoded by the coding sequence TTGTCCGGAACGCTGCCGGCCTGGAGTTTTGCGGGCGAGTTCGATCGCACCACCGACATGCCACGCTTCGACGAACCCCTCCGGCCGCAATTCCACTTTACGTCCCAAACGGGCTACATCAACGACCCCAATGGGCTGTTCTATCTCGACGGGGTCTACCACCTGTTCTTTCAACGCAGGACCGATAGCGGCAAGGCATGGGGGCACGCGACCAGCACAGACCTGGTCCGTTGGACGCAACACGACAACGCGATCTGGCCGCAAGACGGCTTTCAGGCGTACTCGGGATGTGCCGTGGTCGATTGGCAGAACACCAGCGGCTTTCAAACCGGAGAACACCCGGTGGTGGTGGCTGTGTTCACGAGCTGGGGCCAGGGTCAGAGCCTGGCCTACAGCAACGACCGCGGCGAGACCTGGACGCGTTACGAAGGCAACCCCGTTTTGCGTCTGCCCAACGATGCGCTCAAGTCCTATCCGCTGAGTGCGCGTGACCCGCACGTGATGTGGGACGCCGGACGCCGTCGATGGGCCATGGTGTTGTATGAGAACCTTGGCTCTGAAGTCAGGGAAGGCGTGGCCCGGGACGAGCAGGGCGGGTTCTCGCTGTTCGAGTCGGCCGACCTCAAGGCATGGACCCGGCTGAGTCACGTGCCGGGGTTTTACGTCTGTCCCGATGTGTTCGAGCTTCCCGTCGAGGGGGAAGACGCCCGGGTCTGGGTGGCGATGGACTGGGAGAAGTATGCCGTGGGTCGCTTCGACAGCACGACGTTTACCCCTACCACGGCCATGCGTCCGCTGGATTTCGGCCGGCCCCAGGCCCTGTCGGCGAATCAGACCTGGAAGCACCTGCCCGACGGCCGAGTTGTTCAGATCTGCTGGATACGCGGGGGAAAATACCCGGGCATGCCGTTTGATCAGCAGTTGAGTTTTCCCACCGAACTGACCCTCAGAAGGATTAACGACGATCTTCGGCTCTGCAAGCAACCGGTGGCCGAGATCGCGTCGTTATACGGCGTCGTTCATGAACACAATGTGATGCGCGTCGAACCGAACCAAGCCGTACGGATTGGGGGGCACACGCAGAGTTACGATCTCGAGTTCGAATTGGAACTTGAGCCGGGCGCAGTCGTGAATTTCGTGGTGCTGGGGCAAAGCATTGCAGTAAGCTCCGACGCCGTCGCGGTTGGCGATCAAACCGGTCGGCCGATCGAGCCGGTACGGCAGATGAGGGTTTTGGCGGATCGCACCTCGATCGAGATCTATATCAATGAGGGTGAAACGACGATGACCTTCACCGTGTTGCCGCCTGATGAAACCGCGGAGGTTGCGTTTCGGGTCGACGGTGGTGGCACAATCGAGTTAAAGCGTGTGGCTTGGCGTGAAGTCGGGTCGGCTTGGGAATGA
- a CDS encoding TrmH family RNA methyltransferase, whose translation MNRTLIQTPEDPRLAAYLDLKDRDVRRETGLFLAEGEHVVRRAFEAGLAVRSVLVVESKVERVLAMAEASPAFSSEETIEVLACPKDVIEESVGFVMHQGIIAAVEPPAAVGLEAVLGDESCGLKSARPVILVCPEITNVDNLGVLVRVAAGLGVKAMVLGPKCCDPWYRRAVRVSMGAVFAMPMVRSVDLDADLTRMQREFGVELVATVIDADATPLRESPPFAGPGAILLGSEGYGLSPEVVGRCDRKVRIPMHHDIDSLNVAVAAGIVVHHFCEG comes from the coding sequence GTGAACCGCACCCTGATTCAGACGCCCGAAGACCCTCGCTTGGCGGCTTACCTCGATCTCAAGGACCGCGATGTGCGTCGCGAAACCGGGCTGTTTCTCGCGGAGGGCGAGCATGTCGTGCGGCGGGCGTTTGAAGCGGGATTGGCGGTGCGGTCGGTGTTGGTGGTGGAATCGAAGGTCGAGCGCGTGTTGGCGATGGCGGAGGCTTCGCCTGCGTTTTCGTCGGAAGAGACGATTGAGGTTTTGGCGTGCCCCAAAGACGTGATCGAGGAATCGGTGGGGTTTGTGATGCACCAGGGGATCATCGCGGCGGTGGAGCCTCCCGCAGCGGTTGGGCTTGAGGCGGTGTTGGGGGATGAGTCATGTGGACTGAAGTCCGCACGCCCTGTGATTTTGGTGTGCCCGGAGATTACGAACGTGGACAACCTGGGGGTGTTGGTGCGGGTTGCGGCGGGGCTGGGGGTGAAGGCGATGGTATTGGGGCCCAAGTGCTGCGACCCGTGGTATCGGCGGGCGGTGCGGGTCTCGATGGGTGCGGTGTTCGCGATGCCGATGGTGCGGAGCGTCGATTTGGATGCCGACCTGACCCGGATGCAGCGTGAGTTCGGCGTGGAGCTGGTAGCGACGGTGATCGATGCGGACGCCACGCCGTTGCGCGAGAGCCCGCCGTTTGCGGGCCCCGGGGCGATTCTGCTGGGCAGCGAGGGCTACGGCCTGTCCCCCGAGGTGGTCGGCCGGTGCGACCGCAAGGTCCGCATCCCCATGCATCACGACATCGATTCGCTGAACGTCGCGGTCGCGGCAGGGATCGTGGTGCACCATTTCTGTGAGGGGTGA
- a CDS encoding glycoside hydrolase family 2 TIM barrel-domain containing protein, which yields MNTPCLNTSNLRSDVDFNFDWQFTLEGESAPDSDWREVRLPHDWSVEGQTTQEHGGNATAYLPGGVGHYRKSFVLPASAQGKRFRIEFDGVYSKSDVWVNGQHLGHRPYGYIPFAYDLTEHLTFGADAPNQIVVRVDRTAYIDCRWYSGSGIYRHVRLIATDPVSVPQHGVFVTTPSVTDAQARVCVETQVQNTTDNEAKITLTQTVLGPDGEAVGATEQTLTVPANTTRPEQQFILVANPKRWDIDDPQLYSVKTTLSRDGEKIDEVVNRLGIRTFHYDAKKGFFLNGRSVKFKGVCLHHDGGAVGAAVPLNVWRRRLEKLQDAGVNAIRTAHNPPSAEFLDLCDKMGFLVQDEAFDEWHHAKDKRKNYKQEAEEDETRGYSESFAEWSDRDVAAMVLRDRNHPSIVMWSIGNEIEWTYPAQQYAAGYWEEGRALDPNGKEVNYYWDVPPHPPEEILRRYQTQDLGPHNIATVAKRLADGIRAVDRTRPVTANTVIPSLGMVAGYGDALDIVGTSYRQILTDYLHENYPDVPFFGSENWTQWHEWEWCIDRDYAPGIFLWTGIRYMGESGGWPNRGGNSGLIDFAGLDMPAWHHFKCFWNLEEAHLHLEVVPQDTADFELDGLGHQSDHANPYELVDGVVRRLDRDDKQKMKWSWHGSTPHWNQEVGQPVVVEAFTNCVSVELFLNGESLGVRELEDVAPGNDKYLLLWHVPAWKAGKLEARGTTADGQTITRALETAGDAAALHLEVDYAELPADRYAAAHVTLQLRDAEGRPALHKDHEVTFQIDGPLRLLGIDNGSIACQDRYNVPTVETYKGRCVLLVQALDEAGEATITATTADGLTSNAVTVTLKPA from the coding sequence ATGAATACCCCCTGCTTAAATACTTCTAACCTGCGTTCTGACGTGGATTTCAACTTCGACTGGCAGTTCACGCTGGAAGGCGAATCCGCCCCCGACAGCGACTGGCGCGAGGTGCGTCTGCCCCACGACTGGAGCGTCGAAGGCCAGACCACGCAGGAGCACGGCGGCAACGCCACCGCGTACCTGCCCGGGGGCGTGGGCCACTACCGCAAGTCGTTCGTGCTGCCCGCGTCGGCCCAGGGCAAGCGGTTCCGAATCGAGTTTGATGGGGTGTATTCCAAGAGCGATGTGTGGGTGAACGGCCAGCACCTCGGGCATCGGCCGTACGGCTACATCCCGTTTGCGTACGACCTGACCGAGCACCTCACGTTCGGCGCAGACGCGCCGAACCAGATCGTCGTCCGTGTGGATCGCACGGCCTACATCGACTGCCGGTGGTATTCGGGCTCGGGCATCTACCGCCACGTGCGATTGATCGCGACCGACCCGGTGAGCGTGCCGCAACACGGCGTGTTCGTGACGACGCCAAGCGTGACCGATGCCCAGGCCCGCGTGTGCGTCGAGACGCAGGTGCAGAACACGACTGACAACGAGGCCAAGATCACACTGACGCAGACGGTCCTCGGCCCGGATGGCGAAGCGGTGGGCGCGACCGAGCAAACGCTGACTGTCCCCGCCAACACCACCCGCCCCGAGCAGCAGTTCATCTTGGTCGCCAACCCCAAGCGGTGGGACATCGATGATCCGCAGCTGTACTCGGTGAAGACCACGCTCAGCCGTGACGGCGAAAAGATCGACGAAGTCGTGAACCGCTTGGGCATCCGCACGTTCCATTACGACGCGAAGAAGGGTTTCTTCCTAAACGGCCGGAGCGTGAAGTTCAAGGGCGTTTGCCTGCACCACGACGGCGGGGCGGTGGGGGCGGCGGTGCCGCTCAACGTTTGGCGTCGTCGGCTGGAGAAGTTGCAGGACGCCGGCGTCAACGCGATCCGCACCGCGCACAACCCGCCGAGCGCCGAGTTCCTGGACCTCTGCGACAAGATGGGATTCCTCGTGCAGGACGAGGCGTTTGATGAATGGCACCACGCCAAGGACAAACGCAAGAACTACAAGCAGGAGGCGGAGGAAGACGAGACCCGCGGCTACAGCGAGAGCTTTGCCGAGTGGTCCGACCGCGACGTGGCGGCGATGGTGCTTCGCGACCGCAACCACCCGTCGATCGTGATGTGGAGCATCGGCAACGAGATCGAGTGGACCTACCCCGCTCAGCAGTACGCGGCGGGTTACTGGGAAGAGGGCCGAGCGCTCGACCCCAACGGCAAAGAGGTGAACTACTACTGGGACGTCCCGCCGCACCCGCCGGAAGAAATCCTCCGGCGGTATCAGACTCAGGACCTGGGCCCGCACAACATCGCCACGGTCGCCAAGCGATTGGCCGACGGCATCCGCGCGGTGGACCGCACCCGCCCGGTCACGGCCAACACCGTCATCCCCAGCCTCGGCATGGTCGCGGGCTACGGCGATGCGCTCGACATCGTCGGCACCAGCTACCGCCAGATCCTCACCGACTATCTGCACGAGAACTACCCGGATGTGCCGTTCTTCGGCAGCGAAAACTGGACGCAGTGGCACGAGTGGGAGTGGTGCATCGACCGCGACTACGCCCCGGGCATCTTCCTCTGGACCGGCATCCGCTACATGGGCGAGTCCGGCGGCTGGCCCAACCGCGGCGGAAACAGCGGCCTGATCGATTTTGCCGGCCTCGACATGCCGGCGTGGCACCACTTCAAGTGCTTCTGGAACCTCGAAGAGGCGCACCTGCATCTCGAAGTCGTGCCTCAGGACACCGCAGACTTCGAACTCGACGGCCTGGGCCACCAGTCCGACCACGCCAACCCTTACGAGTTGGTCGATGGCGTCGTGCGCCGTCTCGACCGGGACGACAAGCAGAAGATGAAGTGGAGTTGGCACGGCAGCACCCCGCACTGGAACCAGGAAGTGGGCCAGCCGGTGGTGGTCGAGGCTTTCACCAACTGCGTCTCCGTTGAGCTGTTCCTGAACGGCGAATCGCTGGGCGTCCGCGAGTTGGAAGACGTCGCGCCGGGCAACGACAAGTACCTGCTGCTGTGGCACGTCCCCGCGTGGAAGGCGGGCAAACTCGAAGCCCGCGGCACCACGGCCGACGGCCAAACGATCACCCGCGCCCTGGAAACCGCGGGCGACGCCGCGGCACTGCACCTTGAGGTGGACTACGCCGAGCTCCCCGCCGACCGCTACGCCGCGGCGCACGTCACGCTGCAGCTGCGTGACGCCGAGGGCCGACCCGCGTTGCATAAAGACCACGAAGTCACGTTCCAGATCGACGGCCCGCTGCGTCTGCTGGGCATCGACAACGGCAGCATCGCCTGCCAAGACCGCTACAACGTGCCGACGGTCGAGACGTACAAGGGCCGGTGTGTCCTGCTGGTGCAAGCGCTCGACGAAGCGGGTGAGGCGACGATCACCGCCACCACGGCTGACGGCCTCACGAGCAACGCGGTGACGGTCACGCTGAAGCCGGCCTGA
- the queC gene encoding 7-cyano-7-deazaguanine synthase QueC, whose amino-acid sequence MSESADHTTKRAVVLLSGGLDSVTALAVAQRDGYECHALSFDYGQRHKVELAAAQEIADAMGVASHRTAKIDLRAFGGSALTDDTLDVPKDRDDDAMSHDIPVTYVPARNTIFLSYALALAEVLESTDLFIGVNAVDYSGYPDCRPEFIASFERTANLATKAGVTADDDHHLKVHTPLIDLPKTDIIRLGLELGVDYSLTHSCYDPLGPDHIKPCGHCDACLLRIRAFEELGQHDPAMLRHHGEAWKP is encoded by the coding sequence GTGAGTGAGTCTGCGGACCATACAACGAAACGAGCGGTGGTGTTGCTGTCGGGCGGGCTCGACTCGGTCACCGCGCTCGCGGTGGCGCAGCGTGACGGCTACGAGTGCCACGCGCTGAGCTTCGACTACGGCCAACGACACAAGGTGGAACTCGCCGCCGCCCAGGAGATCGCCGACGCGATGGGCGTTGCGTCTCATCGCACCGCGAAGATTGACCTGCGCGCCTTCGGCGGAAGCGCACTGACCGACGACACCCTCGACGTCCCCAAGGACCGTGACGACGACGCCATGTCGCACGACATCCCCGTCACCTACGTCCCGGCCCGCAACACGATCTTCCTCAGCTACGCCCTGGCCCTCGCCGAGGTGCTCGAGAGCACGGACCTGTTCATCGGCGTGAACGCGGTCGACTACTCCGGCTACCCCGACTGTCGGCCCGAGTTCATCGCCTCGTTTGAGCGCACCGCCAACCTCGCGACCAAGGCCGGCGTCACCGCGGATGATGACCACCACCTCAAGGTCCACACCCCGCTGATCGACCTGCCCAAGACCGACATCATCCGCCTCGGCCTCGAGCTCGGCGTCGACTACAGCCTCACCCATTCCTGCTACGACCCGCTGGGCCCCGACCACATCAAGCCCTGCGGCCACTGCGACGCCTGCCTTCTGCGCATCCGCGCCTTCGAAGAGCTGGGCCAACACGACCCCGCGATGCTCCGGCACCACGGCGAAGCCTGGAAACCCTGA
- the msrB gene encoding peptide-methionine (R)-S-oxide reductase MsrB — protein MTACADYAGAGAADDDGKEINVVINPERDEDGKLVPVEKTAEQWKEELSDFEYYVLREKGTERAFTGRYHDSKQDGVYVCAGCHVPLYDSKTKFDSGTGWPSYYEAIVPDHVGENEDLSHGMRRVEIVCARCDGHLGHVFPDGPKPTGMRHCVNGTSLRFIEREEFEKLTAKAEGATAGE, from the coding sequence ATGACGGCTTGCGCGGACTATGCGGGGGCCGGAGCAGCGGACGATGATGGAAAGGAAATCAACGTGGTGATCAACCCCGAGCGTGATGAGGATGGCAAGCTGGTCCCGGTGGAAAAGACCGCGGAGCAGTGGAAAGAAGAGCTGTCGGACTTTGAGTACTACGTGCTTCGTGAGAAGGGCACCGAGCGGGCCTTCACCGGCCGGTACCACGACAGCAAGCAAGACGGCGTGTACGTCTGTGCGGGCTGCCACGTCCCGCTCTACGACTCGAAGACCAAGTTCGATTCGGGCACGGGTTGGCCCAGTTACTACGAAGCGATCGTTCCGGACCACGTCGGCGAAAACGAAGACCTGTCCCACGGCATGCGACGCGTCGAAATCGTCTGCGCCCGCTGCGACGGCCACCTCGGCCACGTCTTCCCCGATGGCCCCAAGCCCACCGGGATGCGCCACTGCGTCAACGGCACTTCACTGCGGTTCATCGAACGCGAGGAGTTCGAGAAACTGACCGCCAAAGCCGAGGGGGCGACGGCTGGCGAATAG